From the Accumulibacter sp. genome, one window contains:
- a CDS encoding adenylyl-sulfate kinase, which yields MITAFISAWRADRAAAPAIIGAARFREVHVATSLAVCEARDPKGMYARAPPRTRRTHRHRLFPVRTVSDGWHDNNAIDGLLPETDGLWPADSCRRVGTHRG from the coding sequence GTGATTACTGCGTTCATCTCGGCTTGGCGAGCGGATCGCGCCGCGGCGCCGGCGATCATCGGCGCAGCACGTTTTCGCGAGGTGCATGTCGCCACCTCGCTGGCGGTTTGCGAGGCGCGCGATCCCAAGGGGATGTACGCACGCGCGCCGCCGCGAACCCGCCGAACTCACCGGCATCGACTGTTTCCGGTACGGACGGTTTCAGACGGGTGGCACGACAATAATGCCATCGATGGCCTCCTGCCTGAAACCGATGGTCTCTGGCCAGCGGATTCGTGTCGGCGTGTGGGAACACATCGCGGCTGA
- a CDS encoding Rpn family recombination-promoting nuclease/putative transposase — MVNAHDTGYKLLFSSPELVRDLILGFVPDEWLHGLDYGTLERVPGSYVTEDFSNRADDIVWRVRVGGEWVYLYLLIEFQSGVNQYMALRMMVYVGLLYQDLIRRGEVLADGRLPPLLPIVLYNGSRRWSAVTDVHELIPPVPGLVEQFKPRLKYLLIDENAYGEQELASLRNLVAAVFRIEHPASPQAIGGLLSLLAEWLADRPDLRRTFALWIRATLMRRAEYRIVLPRVDDLQELNVMLAERLEEWADAYKAEGKAEGKAEGRAEGEALALQKLLRRRFGSIPAEVLQEISRASVEQIDSWLDQVLDAGSLDDLFGSTKP; from the coding sequence ATGGTCAACGCGCACGACACGGGCTACAAGCTCCTCTTTTCCAGTCCGGAACTGGTGCGCGACCTGATTCTCGGCTTCGTGCCGGACGAGTGGCTGCATGGGCTCGACTACGGCACGCTCGAGAGAGTACCCGGCAGCTACGTCACCGAAGACTTCAGCAACCGCGCGGACGACATCGTCTGGCGGGTCCGGGTTGGCGGCGAATGGGTCTACCTGTACCTGCTGATCGAGTTCCAGAGCGGCGTCAACCAGTACATGGCGCTGCGCATGATGGTCTATGTCGGGCTGCTCTATCAGGACCTGATCAGGCGGGGCGAAGTGCTCGCCGATGGGCGCCTGCCGCCACTCCTGCCGATCGTGCTGTACAACGGCAGCCGGCGGTGGTCGGCGGTGACCGATGTCCATGAACTGATCCCGCCGGTTCCCGGGCTGGTCGAGCAGTTCAAGCCGCGGCTGAAGTACCTGCTGATCGACGAGAATGCCTATGGCGAGCAGGAACTCGCGTCGCTGCGCAACCTCGTCGCAGCGGTATTCCGGATCGAACATCCGGCATCGCCGCAGGCGATCGGCGGCCTTCTGAGCCTGCTGGCCGAATGGCTGGCGGACCGGCCGGACCTGCGTCGGACGTTCGCCCTCTGGATCCGGGCGACGTTGATGCGCAGAGCGGAATACCGTATCGTCTTGCCTCGGGTCGATGATCTACAGGAGCTGAACGTCATGTTGGCCGAACGACTGGAAGAATGGGCGGATGCCTACAAGGCCGAGGGCAAGGCCGAGGGCAAGGCCGAGGGCAGGGCAGAGGGTGAGGCGCTGGCGCTGCAGAAGCTGTTGCGAAGACGCTTCGGTTCGATCCCCGCGGAGGTCCTGCAGGAGATCTCTCGCGCCTCCGTCGAGCAGATCGACAGCTGGCTCGATCAGGTTCTCGATGCCGGAAGTCTGGATGATCTCTTCGGGTCGACCAAGCCCTGA
- the istA gene encoding IS21 family transposase translates to MHHYRQALLRMRQGDSDRDISRSGLMGRRTAASLRTLASARGWLAGDLAAPDDATIAEGLAPARRAATTVSSLEAHRERIAAWLGQGVSGVVIHTVLKREHDYTGSYSAVRRMLGTLKRAIPPQTTVRLSFAPGEAAQVDFGAGPFLEHPAGGPRRTWAFVMTLCFSRHQYVEFVWDQTVATWLGCHRRAFEWFAAVPARLIIDNAKCAIIKACIHDPQVQRSYADCAEGYGFKIDACPPHDPQKKGIVESGVKYLKGNFLPLKTFLDLADLNRQAKAWVMDEAGTRRHGTTGEAPIDLFALERAVLLPLPDVAPDLGVWSQATVHPDCHIQFERAYYSVSFTLVGKRLWFKASDGMVTIYHEFKPVAAHARAFKAGERRTVKDHLPPDARAFFAHDRAWCVEQAVRVGPACAALIERLLADRIVERLRAAQGVLHLQKSYPATRLDAACARALAHESPFYRTVKTILAGGHDLRADTWAATAPEPTPHSGRFARNAASLFAASTTVQ, encoded by the coding sequence ATGCACCACTATCGACAAGCCCTGCTGCGTATGCGGCAAGGCGACTCTGATCGCGACATTTCCCGAAGTGGCCTCATGGGGCGGCGGACAGCAGCCAGTCTACGAACCCTGGCCAGCGCACGCGGTTGGCTCGCCGGCGACTTGGCCGCCCCCGACGATGCGACGATTGCCGAAGGGCTGGCGCCCGCCAGGCGCGCGGCCACCACCGTTTCCAGTCTCGAAGCGCATCGAGAACGCATCGCGGCTTGGCTGGGTCAAGGCGTTTCCGGCGTCGTCATTCACACGGTGCTCAAGCGCGAACACGACTATACCGGCAGCTACTCGGCGGTACGCCGGATGCTCGGCACGTTGAAACGGGCGATCCCGCCACAGACCACCGTCCGCCTGAGCTTCGCCCCCGGCGAAGCGGCCCAGGTCGATTTCGGTGCCGGCCCGTTCCTGGAGCACCCGGCCGGTGGGCCACGCCGCACCTGGGCCTTCGTCATGACGCTTTGCTTCTCGCGGCACCAGTACGTCGAGTTTGTTTGGGACCAGACGGTGGCGACCTGGCTCGGCTGTCATCGTCGCGCCTTCGAATGGTTCGCCGCCGTTCCGGCACGACTCATCATCGACAACGCCAAGTGCGCCATCATCAAGGCGTGCATCCATGACCCGCAGGTTCAACGCTCGTATGCCGATTGCGCCGAGGGCTACGGCTTCAAGATCGATGCCTGCCCGCCACATGATCCGCAAAAAAAAGGCATCGTCGAGTCGGGGGTGAAATACCTCAAGGGCAACTTTCTGCCGCTCAAGACCTTCCTCGATCTGGCCGATCTCAATCGCCAAGCCAAAGCCTGGGTCATGGACGAAGCCGGCACCCGCCGGCATGGCACCACCGGCGAGGCGCCGATCGATCTCTTCGCGCTTGAGCGTGCGGTCCTTCTGCCGCTTCCCGACGTGGCGCCGGACCTCGGCGTCTGGTCGCAGGCGACCGTTCACCCCGACTGCCATATCCAGTTCGAGCGCGCCTACTATTCCGTCTCGTTCACCTTGGTCGGCAAGCGTCTCTGGTTCAAGGCCAGCGACGGCATGGTGACGATTTATCATGAGTTCAAGCCCGTCGCCGCGCATGCCCGAGCGTTCAAGGCCGGTGAGCGGCGGACCGTCAAGGATCATCTGCCGCCCGACGCCCGAGCCTTCTTTGCCCATGACCGAGCGTGGTGCGTGGAGCAGGCAGTACGGGTTGGGCCGGCCTGCGCCGCGTTGATCGAGCGTCTGCTCGCCGACCGCATCGTTGAACGACTGCGTGCGGCACAAGGCGTGCTGCATTTGCAGAAATCCTACCCCGCCACCCGCCTGGACGCCGCGTGCGCCCGGGCCCTGGCGCATGAGTCGCCCTTCTACCGCACGGTGAAGACGATTCTGGCCGGCGGTCATGACTTGCGGGCCGACACCTGGGCGGCAACCGCGCCCGAGCCCACTCCGCATTCGGGGCGCTTTGCCCGCAATGCCGCCAGTTTGTTTGCGGCATCGACCACGGTGCAGTGA
- the istB gene encoding IS21-like element helper ATPase IstB, whose amino-acid sequence MNPIPELAPHLKQLRLSGILGSLEARNRQAIESKLAYTEFLSLLIHDEVARRDQTKFALRLRRAAFRSGKSLEGFDFARLPNLNRALIHDLATGRYLQEKAPVLIVGPCGTGKSHLAQALGHCAVRQGVDVLFTTQAQLCATLTTARAVGTVERKIATLSRVPLLIVDDFGLKPLRASADEDFHDLIAERYERAATIVTSNLDFSEWDQAFPANRLLASATLDRLRHNAYCLTLDGESYRSPKLAPTAPKSAPQKQVKSATL is encoded by the coding sequence GTGAATCCCATCCCTGAACTTGCTCCCCATCTCAAGCAGTTGCGCCTCTCCGGCATCCTCGGTTCGCTCGAGGCGAGAAATCGCCAAGCCATTGAATCGAAATTGGCTTATACCGAATTCCTGTCCCTCTTGATCCACGATGAGGTCGCGCGTCGCGACCAGACGAAATTCGCCTTGCGGCTGCGCCGCGCCGCGTTCCGCTCCGGGAAGTCGCTCGAAGGTTTCGACTTCGCGCGCTTGCCAAATCTAAACCGGGCCTTGATCCATGATCTGGCCACCGGGCGCTATCTGCAGGAGAAGGCGCCCGTCCTCATCGTCGGACCGTGCGGCACGGGCAAGAGCCACCTGGCGCAAGCGCTCGGCCATTGCGCCGTGCGTCAGGGCGTCGACGTCCTGTTCACTACCCAGGCTCAGCTGTGTGCCACCCTGACGACGGCTCGCGCCGTCGGCACCGTCGAGCGCAAGATCGCCACGCTCTCACGGGTTCCACTTTTGATCGTCGACGACTTTGGACTCAAACCGCTCCGCGCCTCCGCCGACGAGGATTTCCATGACCTCATCGCAGAACGCTACGAGCGCGCGGCGACCATCGTCACCAGCAATCTTGATTTCTCCGAGTGGGATCAGGCCTTTCCCGCCAACCGCCTGCTCGCCTCCGCGACCCTCGATCGCCTGCGCCATAACGCCTATTGCCTGACCCTCGATGGTGAGTCGTACCGCTCACCAAAATTGGCGCCAACGGCACCAAAATCAGCACCGCAAAAACAGGTAAAATCCGCCACCCTTTAA
- a CDS encoding TIGR03032 family protein, with amino-acid sequence MNNPTVAGEETEQPSAADARPANPFRYVVSPGFAGTLERLRGTLLLTTYQAGKLMAVRAHTGRVSTLLRTFDRPMGLALTGDKLALGTRNAVWFLRNARDIAPQLDPPGAFDACFTPRQCHITGDILGHEMSWGYSPEAGVGETPPDAPPTELWVVNTRFSCLCTLHPDYSFIPRWRPSFVSALAAEDRCHLNGLAMVDGQPRFVTALGRTDTPRGWKPGKADGGVLIDVPTNEIVADGFAMPHSPRWHAGRLWVLDSGQGELQVVDPKTGQRDTVVRLPGYTRGLVMHEGYAFVGLSRIREKAEFGGLPIETSGEPLQCGIWIVDLRRGVAVEFMAFEAGCDEVFAVEVLPGIRWPAIIGFKQETIDGIFIVPPT; translated from the coding sequence ATGAACAATCCGACCGTTGCCGGGGAAGAGACGGAGCAACCGTCAGCCGCTGACGCCAGGCCGGCGAACCCGTTCCGGTACGTCGTCTCGCCGGGCTTCGCCGGCACCCTTGAGCGTCTCAGAGGCACGCTGCTGCTGACCACCTACCAGGCCGGCAAGCTCATGGCCGTACGCGCGCACACAGGCCGGGTGTCGACCCTGCTGCGCACCTTCGATCGTCCGATGGGCCTGGCGCTGACTGGCGACAAGCTCGCGCTGGGTACCCGCAACGCCGTCTGGTTCCTGCGCAATGCTCGCGACATCGCTCCTCAGCTCGATCCGCCAGGCGCCTTCGACGCCTGCTTCACTCCGCGGCAATGTCACATCACGGGCGACATCCTGGGCCACGAGATGAGCTGGGGATACTCGCCGGAAGCCGGCGTCGGCGAAACTCCGCCGGATGCTCCACCGACCGAGCTGTGGGTGGTCAACACCCGATTCTCGTGCTTGTGCACGCTGCACCCCGACTACAGCTTCATCCCCCGCTGGCGCCCGTCCTTCGTCTCCGCCCTCGCCGCCGAAGACCGCTGCCACCTCAACGGGCTGGCCATGGTTGATGGTCAGCCACGCTTCGTCACCGCCCTCGGGCGCACCGACACGCCGCGGGGCTGGAAGCCCGGCAAGGCCGACGGCGGCGTGCTGATCGACGTGCCAACGAACGAAATCGTCGCCGATGGCTTCGCGATGCCGCACTCGCCACGCTGGCATGCCGGCAGGCTGTGGGTGCTGGACTCGGGCCAGGGCGAGCTGCAGGTGGTTGACCCGAAGACCGGGCAACGCGACACCGTCGTCCGGCTGCCGGGTTACACGCGAGGCCTGGTGATGCACGAGGGCTACGCCTTCGTCGGCCTCTCCCGGATCCGCGAAAAGGCAGAATTCGGCGGCCTGCCGATCGAGACCAGCGGCGAGCCGCTGCAGTGCGGCATCTGGATTGTCGACCTGCGCCGCGGCGTGGCCGTCGAGTTCATGGCCTTCGAGGCGGGCTGCGATGAAGTTTTCGCGGTGGAGGTGCTGCCCGGCATCCGCTGGCCGGCGATCATCGGTTTCAAGCAGGAAACCATCGATGGCATTTTCATCGTGCCACCCACCTGA